The Brassica oleracea var. oleracea cultivar TO1000 chromosome C6, BOL, whole genome shotgun sequence genome includes a region encoding these proteins:
- the LOC106298324 gene encoding uncharacterized protein LOC106298324 isoform X1 — MEPFLQMATLKRLNFSDTCLQKSPSEEVSTKKKKLASPVIKRIWNEDDELSILKGLVEYRVKTRHDPSFDWDGFFCFVQGSIHVRFSKEQLFSKVRKLRRKFVLHMERIDRGEDPLFTRLTDSQAFGYSNMIWGLNQGEVAANGGGTEKAPGDTQEDEPLDNAGRVNDNGDESSKLDGKDSEFADGGMENVMQIESDENASREKGRVSNDEPVNENGAEKGELDGKESHDDDDDELRVVEDAFETTILQGLSDWQRNLQLKKLMMNLGTEKRKELSNEWKALCSEEVKLKIKKLRFTVKLVEAANDG; from the exons ATGGAACCATTTCTGCAGATGGCGACTCTGAAGCGCCTCAATTTCTCGGATACTTGTCTGCAGAAGTCTCCCTCAGAAGAAGTTTCGACGAAGAAGAAGAAATTGGCTTCTCCGGTGATCAAACGGATCTGGAACGAGGACGATGAGCTCTCTATCTTAAAG GGATTGGTGGAATACAGAGTGAAGACAAGGCACGATCCAAGTTTTGATTGGGATGGTTTCTTCTGTTTCGTGCAAGGTTCCATCCATGTGAGATTCTCCAAGGAGCAGCTTTTTAGTAAGGTCAGGAAGTTGAGGAGGAAGTTCGTTCTTCACATGGAGAGAATCGATCGAGGGGAAGATCCGCTCTTTACTAGGCTTACTGACTCTCAAGCCTTTGGATACTCCAACATGATCTGGGGCCTAAACCAAGGTGAAGTTGCTGCTAACGGAGGAGGCACTGAGAAAGCACCAGGAGATACTCAA GAGGATGAACCATTGGATAATGCTGGACGTGTAAATGACAATGGGGATGAAAGTAGTAAGCTTGATGGCAAAGATTCTGAATTTGCTGATGGAGGCATGGAGAACGTAATGCAGATCGAGAGTGAC GAGAATGCCTCTAGGGAAAAGGGTCGAGTAAGTAATGATGAACCTGTAAATGAAAACGGGGCGGAGAAAGGTGAGCTTGACGGGAAAGAGAGTCATGATGATGATGATGATGAGTTGCGCGTTGTTGAAGATGCGTTTGAGACCACGATTTTGCAAGGTTTAAGCGATTGGCAGAGGAATTTACAGCTTAAGAAGCTGATGATGAACCTCGGAACGGAGAAAAGAAAAGAGTTAAGCAATGAATGGAAAGCATTATGTTCTGAGGAAGTAAAATTGAAAATCAAAAAGCTTAGGTTTACCGTAAAGCTTGTAGAGGCAGCAAATGATGGATGA
- the LOC106298324 gene encoding uncharacterized protein LOC106298324 isoform X2: MATLKRLNFSDTCLQKSPSEEVSTKKKKLASPVIKRIWNEDDELSILKGLVEYRVKTRHDPSFDWDGFFCFVQGSIHVRFSKEQLFSKVRKLRRKFVLHMERIDRGEDPLFTRLTDSQAFGYSNMIWGLNQGEVAANGGGTEKAPGDTQEDEPLDNAGRVNDNGDESSKLDGKDSEFADGGMENVMQIESDENASREKGRVSNDEPVNENGAEKGELDGKESHDDDDDELRVVEDAFETTILQGLSDWQRNLQLKKLMMNLGTEKRKELSNEWKALCSEEVKLKIKKLRFTVKLVEAANDG; this comes from the exons ATGGCGACTCTGAAGCGCCTCAATTTCTCGGATACTTGTCTGCAGAAGTCTCCCTCAGAAGAAGTTTCGACGAAGAAGAAGAAATTGGCTTCTCCGGTGATCAAACGGATCTGGAACGAGGACGATGAGCTCTCTATCTTAAAG GGATTGGTGGAATACAGAGTGAAGACAAGGCACGATCCAAGTTTTGATTGGGATGGTTTCTTCTGTTTCGTGCAAGGTTCCATCCATGTGAGATTCTCCAAGGAGCAGCTTTTTAGTAAGGTCAGGAAGTTGAGGAGGAAGTTCGTTCTTCACATGGAGAGAATCGATCGAGGGGAAGATCCGCTCTTTACTAGGCTTACTGACTCTCAAGCCTTTGGATACTCCAACATGATCTGGGGCCTAAACCAAGGTGAAGTTGCTGCTAACGGAGGAGGCACTGAGAAAGCACCAGGAGATACTCAA GAGGATGAACCATTGGATAATGCTGGACGTGTAAATGACAATGGGGATGAAAGTAGTAAGCTTGATGGCAAAGATTCTGAATTTGCTGATGGAGGCATGGAGAACGTAATGCAGATCGAGAGTGAC GAGAATGCCTCTAGGGAAAAGGGTCGAGTAAGTAATGATGAACCTGTAAATGAAAACGGGGCGGAGAAAGGTGAGCTTGACGGGAAAGAGAGTCATGATGATGATGATGATGAGTTGCGCGTTGTTGAAGATGCGTTTGAGACCACGATTTTGCAAGGTTTAAGCGATTGGCAGAGGAATTTACAGCTTAAGAAGCTGATGATGAACCTCGGAACGGAGAAAAGAAAAGAGTTAAGCAATGAATGGAAAGCATTATGTTCTGAGGAAGTAAAATTGAAAATCAAAAAGCTTAGGTTTACCGTAAAGCTTGTAGAGGCAGCAAATGATGGATGA
- the LOC106297577 gene encoding sodium/potassium/calcium exchanger 1-like produces the protein MEERIFEFMGEGFVGLHFTVETKLESLGSRMSDIEKNQRLLRRRAEKIEDMLTSIESKVEPSHGEDMDFRQWDYGTHEENDSESETDELKKLKERSRALADKLWKEIEAVEEDVGGKQDEEEGEEKEADDNAQQEGEKEKENSEADEQDKEDSESESETDELKKLKERSRALADKLWKEIEAVEEDVGGKQDEEEGEEKEAETSEVEKENSEDDEKVEEKVVESEAEGEDDQEEEVEGKETETREQEKEKSETDEVESEAREAEIEKRTPAPPRGNQTEGTPKDDHNEPRVETNITYETPTPPRGNQTEGTPKDDHNEPRVETNITYETPTPPRGNQTEGTPKDDHNEPRVETNITYETPTPPRGNQTEGTPKDDHNEPRVETNITYETPTPPRGNQTGGTSTPPRGKTKAMAARRLVTKPMEEEPGKGEKVVEKVVESEAREAEIEKGTSTPPRGN, from the coding sequence ATGGAAGAGAGGATTTTTGAGTTCATGGGAGAAGGATTTGTTGGACTTCACTTTACGGTGGAGACAAAGCTGGAGTCTCTAGGCTCAAGGATGAGTGATATTGAAAAGAACCAGCGGCTTTTGAGAAGAAGGGCTGAGAAAATAGAAGACATGCTAACTTCTATTGAGAGTAAGGTGGAGCCAAGTCATGGTGAAGACATGGATTTTCGACAGTGGGACTATGGTACACATGAAGAGAATGACAGTGAGAGTGAGACTGATGAGTTGAAGAAATTGAAGGAGAGAAGTAGAGCACTAGCTGATAAACTGTGGAAGGAAATTGAAGCGGTTGAAGAAGACGTTGGAGGGAAACAGGATGAAGAAGAAGGTGAAGAGAAAGAGGCTGATGACAATGCTCAGCAAGAGGGTGAGAAGGAGAAGGAAAATAGTGAGGCTGATGAGCAAGACAAAGAAGACAGTGAGAGTGAGAGTGAGACTGATGAGTTGAAGAAATTGAAGGAGAGAAGTAGAGCACTAGCTGATAAACTGTGGAAGGAAATTGAAGCGGTTGAAGAAGACGTTGGAGGGAAACAGGATGAAGAAGAAGGTGAAGAGAAAGAGGCTGAAACCAGTGAGGTAGAGAAGGAGAATAGTGAGGATGATGAGAAAGTTGAAGAAAAAGTGGTGGAATCTGAGGCTGAAGGGGAAGATGATCAAGAAGAAGAAGTTGAAGGGAAAGAGACTGAAACCAGGGAGCAAGAAAAGGAGAAAAGTGAGACTGATGAGGTGGAATCTGAGGCTCGGGAGGCAGAGATAGAAAAAAGAACTCCGGCACCACCACGTGGGAATCAGACAGAGGGAACTCCCAAAGATGATCACAATGAGCCTCGGGTTGAGACGAATATAACCTATGAAACTCCAACACCACCACGTGGGAATCAGACAGAGGGAACTCCCAAAGATGATCACAATGAGCCTCGGGTTGAGACGAATATAACCTATGAAACTCCAACACCACCACGTGGGAATCAGACAGAGGGAACTCCCAAAGATGATCACAATGAGCCTCGGGTTGAGACGAATATAACCTATGAAACTCCAACACCACCACGTGGGAATCAGACAGAGGGAACTCCCAAAGATGATCACAATGAGCCTCGGGTTGAGACGAATATAACCTATGAAACTCCAACACCACCACGTGGGAATCAGACAGGGGGAACTTCCACACCACCACGTGGTAAGACTAAGGCAATGGCTGCGAGGAGACTAGTGACAAAGCCTATGGAGGAAGAACCTGGAAAAGGTGAGAAAGTTGTGGAAAAAGTGGTGGAATCTGAGGCTCGGGAGGCAGAGATAGAAAAAGGAACTTCGACACCACCACGTGGGAATTAG
- the LOC106297578 gene encoding uncharacterized protein At3g43530-like — protein sequence MRAPSVESLLASDESEREGSEREEMQPMQPLEFYFKSNEFPKTSKIQTKCFVTKTVKLIKEDDVAWFAVNGVPIRYSMREHALISGLDCGDYLPNYDNLGGYKFVDYYFHDRKKITISDVKQKMFSMPPCPDRLKMTGRLTFEDAIKEIKHVMNHLKGEVKEACTFPGFIIPLEVLTFYCISDLGKTFRIYSDDASEDCPRMCKSWFTKSSLKGYPLEDIYAAVGETKVINSVLVPTIGEQIMLARIIDEERVYDRQASPSCTRSVAKKERQRKGDVCRRIIL from the exons ATGAGAGCACCGAGTGTAGAATCGCTCTTAGCCTCAGATGAGTCCGAAAGGGAAGGGTCCGAAAGAGAG GAAATGCAACCAATGCAACCCCTAGAGTTCTACTTCAAAAGCAATGAGTTCCCCAAGACTTCCAAGATACAAACTAAGTGCTTTGTGACCAAGACAGTAAAGCTCATCAAGG AAGATGATGTTGCATGGTTTGCGGTTAATGGTGTACCCATCCGCTATTCTATGAGGGAGCATGCCCTCATCTCTGGCTTAGACTGCGGTGATTATCTACCAAACTACGATAATTTGGGGGGTTATAAGTTTGTGGATTATTACTTCCATGACAGAAAGAAGATCACCATCAGTGATGTGAAGCAGAAGATGTTTTCTATGCCGCCGTGTCCAGATAGATTGAAGATGACT GGTCGTCTAACATTTGAGGATGCAATAAAGGAGATTAAGCACGTGATGAACCATCTAAAGGGTGAAGTGAAAGAAGCATGCACCTTTCCTGGTTTCATAATCCCTTTAGAG GTTCTGACTTTTTATTGTATTTCGGATCTGGGGAAAACGTTTAGAATCTATTCAGACGACGCTAGTGAAGACTGTCCAAGGATGTGCAAGAGCTGGTTTACAAAGTCCAGTCTTAAGGGTTATCCTTTAGAAGACATATATGCTGCGGTTGGAGAAACAAAG GTTATCAACAGTGTGTTAGTTCCAACTATTGGTGAGCAAATTATGCTGGCTCGTATCATTGATGAGGAGCGAGTGTATGACCGTCAGGCCAGCCCAAGCTGCACGAGGAGTGTTGCCAAAAAAGAAAGACAAAGAAAAGGTGACGTTTGCAGAAGGATCATCCTCTAA